A genomic segment from Hypomesus transpacificus isolate Combined female chromosome 13, fHypTra1, whole genome shotgun sequence encodes:
- the si:ch211-183d21.1 gene encoding uncharacterized protein si:ch211-183d21.1 isoform X1 encodes MHKMLTVILFSTCSVLLKIDRTSTPVHAFQLCLFVLGKLKAMVLSLSFPVVTVWVSVSLVVLQVKGESCLIISEINADNPKLDTTEFVELYHTSGQRASLDGYTLVFYNGNGNVAYKVLDLKGHSTDDRGFFLVGSVDIQPKPAILLPPNTVQNGPDAIALYHTSAARYSEKMNVTAVGLVDAAVYTSWRSGGSPKVLADILTPGNEAFVEDEGYNEGDESLERCLLSWDHWGFRMAAPSPGQRNNCSTLVYPADTSVINELKLGGGLVDGYVEIQMLSSGSLALVVLDGRTDRVSMSVDVDVSRKGIVTVVVGKNNMKGDDSGAVALYRGSVADFPAGSALSRTEVPLDAFVFAGPGSPPSDDLVETLVPNTEPYQLSSRFREGGFPLSRCGTASETRNPGLFWEAPPTPGLPNQCPWPKICPHDSVVPVGTDMPPDLPPWARQDFLISEVNSDTPGSAEDSEFVELFHPSARRASLEGLWLLLFSGHNSKPYREISLSGHYTNAHGFFLVGSDKMVPAPSVRLPPNTIQNGPDAVALYRSPYGPPSAGQTGIPTRGLLDAVVYRLRGSDKECQELSDVLTPGQLPLLEDPEALAGDEGLSRCGSLQPADLSAFTVAVPTPLKDNACPIPPPPPEGLVISEVASARWTNHSQQKAFVELFGPPLTALKGLYLTVFEQDHTWTVMALPLTGFTNLNGFYLVGNVTGADQAFPDGATVPVRGAVVLCYGSLSVCRAGTSLSNSSLRDTLVFSDSPPLLSSVSASRGQQVMPALRSVEDGPVSLSRCSCCDVRSASSWTSSSPTPHLTNLCPSPAYSSAIDLCLGPLSSDWQEHSGNCSGLIQGSRVMEVAGYLEQRCDCGISALYLQGANFSCVAGWLRVRGNIQALSTHQRALILQMSHTQPSPVQGDVCSSPSMGRHMSPESTLGLQIGLVAGVLLLLGLGAALFTFLYRRRRPLDYYSMELNEHGEGLSEL; translated from the exons ATGCATAAAATGTTGACTGTGATACTGTTCTCAACTTGTTCAGTGTTGTTGAAAATAGACAG AACCTCAACCCCCGTCCATGCATTTCAACTTTGCCTTTTCGTTTTGGGGAAGTTGAAAGCCATGGTGTTAAGCTTGTCCTTTCCTGTGGTCACTGTCTGGGTCTCAGTGTCCCTGGTGGTGCTGCAGGTCAAAGGTGAATCTTGCCTCATCATTAGTGAGATCAATGCTGACAACCCCAAACTTGACACCACAGAGTTTGTGGAACTTTACCACACCAGTGGTCAGAGGGCTTCCCTAGACGGTTACACCCTGGTGTTCTACAACGGCAATGGAAACGTGGCCTATAAGGTTCTGGACCTGAAGGGCCATTCAACCGACGACCGTGGCTTCTTCCTGGTGGGTTCGGTGGACATACAGCCCAAACCAGCCATCCTCCTCCCGCCCAATACGGTCCAGAACGGGCCGGACGCCATCGCTCTCTACCACACGTCGGCCGCCCGCTACAGTGAGAAGATGAACGTCACGGCCGTGGGCTTGGTGGACGCGGCCGTGTACACGTCGTGGCGGTCCGGAGGCTCTCCGAAGGTCCTCGCGGACATCCTCACCCCCGGGAATGAAGCCTTTGTGGAGGACGAAGGTTACAACGAGGGGGACGAGTCCCTGGAGAGGTGTCTCCTGTCTTGGGACCACTGGGGCTTCAGGATGGCGGCGCCCTCTCCCGGCCAGCGCAACAACTGTTCAACTTTAGTGTACCCAGCTGACACCTCGGTCATCAACGAGCTGAAGCTGGGAGGCGGTCTGGTGGATGGGTACGTGGAGATCCAAATGCTGTCTTCTGGTTCTCTGGCGCTGGTGGTACTGGatgggaggacagacagagtcaGCATGAGTGTGGATGTAGACGTCTCCAGAAAGGGCATAGTCACCGTCGTCGTAGGGAAGAACAACATGAAAG GAGATGACTCCGGAGCGGTGGCGTTGTACAGGGGCAGCGTGGCAGACTTCCCTGCGGGCAGCGCCCTGAGCAGGACCGAGGTCCCCCTGGACGCCTTCGTGTTCGCTGGGCCCGGCAGCCCGCCCAGTGACGACCTCGTAGAGACCCTGGTGCCCAACACAGAGCCGTACCAGCTCAGCAGCAG GTTCAGAGAGGGCGGCTTCCCCCTGAGCCGCTGTGGGACGGCCAGCGAGACGAGGAACCCGGGGCTGTTCTGGGAGGCTCCGCCCACACCAGGACTGCCCAACCAGTGTCCCTGGCCCAAGATCTGCCCTCACGACTCGG TGGTACCTGTGGGTACAGACATGCCCCCTGACCTCCCCCCGTGGGCGCGCCAGGACTTCCTCATCAGCGAGGTGAACAGCGACACCCCGGGCTCGGCCGAGGACAGCGAGTTCGTGGAGCTGTTCCACCCGTCGGCCCGGCGCGCCTCCCTGGAGGGCCTCTGGCTCCTGCTGTTCAGCGGCCACAACAGCAAGCCCTACCGCGAGATCAGCCTAAGCGGACACTACACAAACGCCCACGGCTTCTTCCTGGTGGGCAGCGACAAGATGGTGCCCGCCCCCTCGGTCCGCCTCCCGCCCAACACCATCCAGAACGGCCCAGACGCCGTGGCGCTCTACCGCAGCCCCTACGGCCCGCCTTCGGCCGGCCAGACGGGGATCCCGACCCGGGGTCTGCTGGACGCCGTGGTGTACCGCCTGAGGGGCTCGGACAAGGAGTGTCAGGAGCTGAGCGACGTGCTCACGCCGGGACAactccccctgctggaggaccCCGAGGCGCTGGCGGGAGACGAGGGGCTGAGCCGCTGTggcagcctgcagcctgcagACCTGTCCGCCTTCACG gtGGCCGTGCCCACCCCTCTCAAAGACAACGCCTGTCCCATCCCACCGCCTCCGCCTGAGGGTCTCGTCATCAGCGAGGTGGCCAGCGCCCGCTGGACCAACCACAGCCAGCAGAAGGCGTTTGTGGAGCTGTTCGGACCGCCCCTGACCGCTCTGAAGGGTTTATACCTGACCGTGTTTGAACAGGACCACACCTGGACAGTGATGGCCCTCCCTCTGACAGGGTTCACCAACCTCAACGGATTCTACCTCGTTGGAAATGTCACCGGAGCAG acCAGGCCTTCCCTGACGGGGCCACAGTGCCGGTGCGCGGGGCGGTGGTCCTGTGTTACGGCTCTCTCAGCGTGTGCAGAGCCGGCACCTCCCTGTCCAACAGCAGCCTGCGAGACACGCTGGTGTTCAGCGACAGCCCGCCGCTGCTCTCCTCCGTGTccgccagcagggggcagcaggtgATGCCTGCTCTCAG GTCCGTAGAGGACGGTCCCGTCTCCCTCAGTCGTTGTTCGTGTTGTGATGTCAGAAGCGCCTCCTCCTGGACaagctcctcccccaccccccacctgacCAACCTCTGTCCTAGCCCCGCCTACTCCAGCGCCATCGACCTATGCCTGGGGCCTCTCTCCAGTGATTGGCAGGAGCATTCAGGAA ACTGCAGTGGGTTGATACAGGGCAGCAGAGTCATGGAAGTGGCGGGCTATCTGGAGCAGCGATGTGACTGTGGCATCTCTGCTCTTTATCTGCAGG GGGCTAACTTTTCATGTGTGGCCGGCTGGTTGCGGGTGCGAGGGAACATCCAGGCCCTGTCGACCCACCAGAGGGCGCTCATCCTCCAGATGTCCCATACACAGCCCTCCCCTGTACAGGGGGACgtctgctcctccccctccatgggGAGACACATGAGCCCAG AGTCGACCCTGGGTCTGCAGATAGGACTGGTGGCTGGAGTACTGCTTCTGTTGGGGCTTGGAGCAGCACTTTTTACATTCCTctacaggaggag GCGTCCTCTGGACTATTACTCCATGGAGCTGAATGAACATGGAGAGGGACTGTCTGAACTGTAA
- the si:ch211-183d21.1 gene encoding uncharacterized protein si:ch211-183d21.1 isoform X2, producing MVLSLSFPVVTVWVSVSLVVLQVKGESCLIISEINADNPKLDTTEFVELYHTSGQRASLDGYTLVFYNGNGNVAYKVLDLKGHSTDDRGFFLVGSVDIQPKPAILLPPNTVQNGPDAIALYHTSAARYSEKMNVTAVGLVDAAVYTSWRSGGSPKVLADILTPGNEAFVEDEGYNEGDESLERCLLSWDHWGFRMAAPSPGQRNNCSTLVYPADTSVINELKLGGGLVDGYVEIQMLSSGSLALVVLDGRTDRVSMSVDVDVSRKGIVTVVVGKNNMKGDDSGAVALYRGSVADFPAGSALSRTEVPLDAFVFAGPGSPPSDDLVETLVPNTEPYQLSSRFREGGFPLSRCGTASETRNPGLFWEAPPTPGLPNQCPWPKICPHDSVVPVGTDMPPDLPPWARQDFLISEVNSDTPGSAEDSEFVELFHPSARRASLEGLWLLLFSGHNSKPYREISLSGHYTNAHGFFLVGSDKMVPAPSVRLPPNTIQNGPDAVALYRSPYGPPSAGQTGIPTRGLLDAVVYRLRGSDKECQELSDVLTPGQLPLLEDPEALAGDEGLSRCGSLQPADLSAFTVAVPTPLKDNACPIPPPPPEGLVISEVASARWTNHSQQKAFVELFGPPLTALKGLYLTVFEQDHTWTVMALPLTGFTNLNGFYLVGNVTGADQAFPDGATVPVRGAVVLCYGSLSVCRAGTSLSNSSLRDTLVFSDSPPLLSSVSASRGQQVMPALRSVEDGPVSLSRCSCCDVRSASSWTSSSPTPHLTNLCPSPAYSSAIDLCLGPLSSDWQEHSGNCSGLIQGSRVMEVAGYLEQRCDCGISALYLQGANFSCVAGWLRVRGNIQALSTHQRALILQMSHTQPSPVQGDVCSSPSMGRHMSPESTLGLQIGLVAGVLLLLGLGAALFTFLYRRRRPLDYYSMELNEHGEGLSEL from the exons ATGGTGTTAAGCTTGTCCTTTCCTGTGGTCACTGTCTGGGTCTCAGTGTCCCTGGTGGTGCTGCAGGTCAAAGGTGAATCTTGCCTCATCATTAGTGAGATCAATGCTGACAACCCCAAACTTGACACCACAGAGTTTGTGGAACTTTACCACACCAGTGGTCAGAGGGCTTCCCTAGACGGTTACACCCTGGTGTTCTACAACGGCAATGGAAACGTGGCCTATAAGGTTCTGGACCTGAAGGGCCATTCAACCGACGACCGTGGCTTCTTCCTGGTGGGTTCGGTGGACATACAGCCCAAACCAGCCATCCTCCTCCCGCCCAATACGGTCCAGAACGGGCCGGACGCCATCGCTCTCTACCACACGTCGGCCGCCCGCTACAGTGAGAAGATGAACGTCACGGCCGTGGGCTTGGTGGACGCGGCCGTGTACACGTCGTGGCGGTCCGGAGGCTCTCCGAAGGTCCTCGCGGACATCCTCACCCCCGGGAATGAAGCCTTTGTGGAGGACGAAGGTTACAACGAGGGGGACGAGTCCCTGGAGAGGTGTCTCCTGTCTTGGGACCACTGGGGCTTCAGGATGGCGGCGCCCTCTCCCGGCCAGCGCAACAACTGTTCAACTTTAGTGTACCCAGCTGACACCTCGGTCATCAACGAGCTGAAGCTGGGAGGCGGTCTGGTGGATGGGTACGTGGAGATCCAAATGCTGTCTTCTGGTTCTCTGGCGCTGGTGGTACTGGatgggaggacagacagagtcaGCATGAGTGTGGATGTAGACGTCTCCAGAAAGGGCATAGTCACCGTCGTCGTAGGGAAGAACAACATGAAAG GAGATGACTCCGGAGCGGTGGCGTTGTACAGGGGCAGCGTGGCAGACTTCCCTGCGGGCAGCGCCCTGAGCAGGACCGAGGTCCCCCTGGACGCCTTCGTGTTCGCTGGGCCCGGCAGCCCGCCCAGTGACGACCTCGTAGAGACCCTGGTGCCCAACACAGAGCCGTACCAGCTCAGCAGCAG GTTCAGAGAGGGCGGCTTCCCCCTGAGCCGCTGTGGGACGGCCAGCGAGACGAGGAACCCGGGGCTGTTCTGGGAGGCTCCGCCCACACCAGGACTGCCCAACCAGTGTCCCTGGCCCAAGATCTGCCCTCACGACTCGG TGGTACCTGTGGGTACAGACATGCCCCCTGACCTCCCCCCGTGGGCGCGCCAGGACTTCCTCATCAGCGAGGTGAACAGCGACACCCCGGGCTCGGCCGAGGACAGCGAGTTCGTGGAGCTGTTCCACCCGTCGGCCCGGCGCGCCTCCCTGGAGGGCCTCTGGCTCCTGCTGTTCAGCGGCCACAACAGCAAGCCCTACCGCGAGATCAGCCTAAGCGGACACTACACAAACGCCCACGGCTTCTTCCTGGTGGGCAGCGACAAGATGGTGCCCGCCCCCTCGGTCCGCCTCCCGCCCAACACCATCCAGAACGGCCCAGACGCCGTGGCGCTCTACCGCAGCCCCTACGGCCCGCCTTCGGCCGGCCAGACGGGGATCCCGACCCGGGGTCTGCTGGACGCCGTGGTGTACCGCCTGAGGGGCTCGGACAAGGAGTGTCAGGAGCTGAGCGACGTGCTCACGCCGGGACAactccccctgctggaggaccCCGAGGCGCTGGCGGGAGACGAGGGGCTGAGCCGCTGTggcagcctgcagcctgcagACCTGTCCGCCTTCACG gtGGCCGTGCCCACCCCTCTCAAAGACAACGCCTGTCCCATCCCACCGCCTCCGCCTGAGGGTCTCGTCATCAGCGAGGTGGCCAGCGCCCGCTGGACCAACCACAGCCAGCAGAAGGCGTTTGTGGAGCTGTTCGGACCGCCCCTGACCGCTCTGAAGGGTTTATACCTGACCGTGTTTGAACAGGACCACACCTGGACAGTGATGGCCCTCCCTCTGACAGGGTTCACCAACCTCAACGGATTCTACCTCGTTGGAAATGTCACCGGAGCAG acCAGGCCTTCCCTGACGGGGCCACAGTGCCGGTGCGCGGGGCGGTGGTCCTGTGTTACGGCTCTCTCAGCGTGTGCAGAGCCGGCACCTCCCTGTCCAACAGCAGCCTGCGAGACACGCTGGTGTTCAGCGACAGCCCGCCGCTGCTCTCCTCCGTGTccgccagcagggggcagcaggtgATGCCTGCTCTCAG GTCCGTAGAGGACGGTCCCGTCTCCCTCAGTCGTTGTTCGTGTTGTGATGTCAGAAGCGCCTCCTCCTGGACaagctcctcccccaccccccacctgacCAACCTCTGTCCTAGCCCCGCCTACTCCAGCGCCATCGACCTATGCCTGGGGCCTCTCTCCAGTGATTGGCAGGAGCATTCAGGAA ACTGCAGTGGGTTGATACAGGGCAGCAGAGTCATGGAAGTGGCGGGCTATCTGGAGCAGCGATGTGACTGTGGCATCTCTGCTCTTTATCTGCAGG GGGCTAACTTTTCATGTGTGGCCGGCTGGTTGCGGGTGCGAGGGAACATCCAGGCCCTGTCGACCCACCAGAGGGCGCTCATCCTCCAGATGTCCCATACACAGCCCTCCCCTGTACAGGGGGACgtctgctcctccccctccatgggGAGACACATGAGCCCAG AGTCGACCCTGGGTCTGCAGATAGGACTGGTGGCTGGAGTACTGCTTCTGTTGGGGCTTGGAGCAGCACTTTTTACATTCCTctacaggaggag GCGTCCTCTGGACTATTACTCCATGGAGCTGAATGAACATGGAGAGGGACTGTCTGAACTGTAA